The genomic window GGAATGATGTTTGCCAATGAAGAATTGTTAAAAGTAGATATATTGGTTATATCTGCTGGAATTAAACCTCGCGACGAACTGGCCAGAGTTTCTGGGCTAGAAGTCGGTGTAAGAGGCGGAATTGTGGTAGATAATCAAATGCGAACATCGGATCCTTCTATTTTTGCTATTGGCGAAGCTGCATTGTACAATCAAAACATTTACGGACTTGTGGCTCCAGGTTACGAAATGGCAGATGTAGCTGCTGAGCAAATCTTAAATGGTGACAAAACCATGAGAGAAACCATCGATATGTCAACACAATTGAAATTAATTGGTGTTGAAGTGGCGAGTTTTGGTGATCCTTTTATTGAAAATAGTGACGTTACAGCTATTATTTATGAAAATAAATTAAGTGGCGTTTATAAAAGAATCAACGTTACCAAAGATTCTAAAAAGCTTTTAGGCGGAATATTAGTTGGAGATTCCAGCGATTACAATTCACTTTTCCAGATTTACATCAACGAAATGGCATTGCCTAAAAATCCTGAAGATTTAATTCTTGGCTCAAGAGACGGATCTGAAGGTTCAAGTTTAGGAAGTGTAATGGATTTACCAGATACTGCTGTAATCTGTTCTTGCGAAAATGTAACGAAAGGTTCTATTTGCTGTAAAATCCTAGACGAATCTTGTGCTACACTTTCAGATGTTGTAAAAGCAACAAAAGCCACTTCTGGTTGTGGCGGCTGTAAGCCAATGGTTTCTGATTTGGTAAAAGCGACGCAAAAATCACTTGGAAAAGAAGTAAAAGAAGTTATCTGCGAGCATTTCAGCTACACACGTCAGGAATTGTTCGATTTGGTAAAAATCAATAAATATGAGAATTTCTACGATGTTCTAGATCATCACGGAAAAGGCGACGGATGCGAAATCTGCAAACCAGTTGTTGCTTCAATTTTTTCTAGTATTTATAATGATACAGCCAACAAACATGTAACAACACAAGACACAAACGATAGATTTTTAGCAAACATTCAAAGAAACGGAACGTATTCTGTTGTTCCAAGAGTTGCAGGAGGTGAAATTACTGCCGAAAAACTAATCGTAATCGGAGAAGTAGCTAAACAATTCGATTTGTACACTAAAATAACTGGAGCACAAAGAGTTGATTTATTCGGAGCACATTTGAGTGATTTGCCAAAAATCTGGAAAATCTTAATCGATAACGGTTTTGAAAGCGGTCACGCTTACGGAAAATCGCTTCGTGCCGTAAAAAGCTGTGTGGGAAATGCTTGGTGCCGCTACGGAATGGACGACAGCGCCGGATTTGCTATCGAACTCGAAAACAGATATAAAGGAATCCGCTCTCCGCATAAATTAAAAGGCGGTGTTTCGGCCTGCATCCGCGAATGTGCCGAAGCCCGCGGAAAAGATTTCGGATTAATTGCTGTTGAAGGCGGATGGAATTTATACATCGCCGGAAATGGCGGTGCAAATCCCAAACACGCTGTTTTATTGGCGGAGAAAATCGAGAAAGAAACCGTGATCAAATATATGGATCGTT from Flavobacterium fluviale includes these protein-coding regions:
- the nirB gene encoding nitrite reductase large subunit NirB; protein product: MIRVIVVGNGMVGYKFCEKFVAKSGQEKYQVTVFGEEPRRAYDRVHLSEYFGGKTADDLSLSTSQWYAENNITLNTSELITDINREQKTIHTHLGKTHTYDYLVLATGSSAFVPPIEGVEKEGVFVYRTIEDLDAIMAYARKIKQKGATEAAVLGGGLLGLEAAKAVRDLGLNPHVVEFAPRLMPRQLDQGASDMLQSKIEELNIGIHLNKATQYIDGKESITGMMFANEELLKVDILVISAGIKPRDELARVSGLEVGVRGGIVVDNQMRTSDPSIFAIGEAALYNQNIYGLVAPGYEMADVAAEQILNGDKTMRETIDMSTQLKLIGVEVASFGDPFIENSDVTAIIYENKLSGVYKRINVTKDSKKLLGGILVGDSSDYNSLFQIYINEMALPKNPEDLILGSRDGSEGSSLGSVMDLPDTAVICSCENVTKGSICCKILDESCATLSDVVKATKATSGCGGCKPMVSDLVKATQKSLGKEVKEVICEHFSYTRQELFDLVKINKYENFYDVLDHHGKGDGCEICKPVVASIFSSIYNDTANKHVTTQDTNDRFLANIQRNGTYSVVPRVAGGEITAEKLIVIGEVAKQFDLYTKITGAQRVDLFGAHLSDLPKIWKILIDNGFESGHAYGKSLRAVKSCVGNAWCRYGMDDSAGFAIELENRYKGIRSPHKLKGGVSACIRECAEARGKDFGLIAVEGGWNLYIAGNGGANPKHAVLLAEKIEKETVIKYMDRFLMYYIRTAGPLIRTSTWLEKLDGGLDYLKEVIIEDSLGICETLEAEMQTLVNTFECEWKQVLEKPRLLKRFNHFINSDEKDDNAVFVPLRDQKAPKAWS